The nucleotide sequence GCGAGCACGACACCACCGCGCTGCGTGCCCACCCCGAAATCATGCCCAGCCTCGTTCAGGCCAGCGATGACCTGCGCGCGCTGGGCGATCTGGGCTACGAGGGCGAGTCCGACACGATCACTGTGGCGTTCAAGAAACCCAAAGGTGGTCGCCTCACCACGTTGCAGCAGCAGCTGAACAAGGCCCATAACAGCGTCCGGGCGATCGGCGAACGCGGCAACTCGCTGCTGAAGACGACGTTCAGAGCGCTCCGCAACGTCAGCCTGGACCCCTGGCGGATCGGGAAGATCGTCGCCGCAGCACTCGTCATCCTCCACATCGACCACGCCGCACCACGTGACAACGCTCAGTGGCCGACACTCTGCGGGGAACGGATCAGTGATCATACTCACGGCTGCTCGCGAGAATCCGCAACGAGCCATCGACGCAAGCCCGCCTGCAACCCCTATGGAAGCATGCGGCCGTGACAGCGGCCGACAGGAGTGATATGGCACCGAGAAGAAGACCGAAGCGGGGTCCATCTCGCCGCCCAGTCTGGGACTGGGACGTCGGTCCGTATGTGAGGAAGACGGTCGGGCTTGGCGCAAATGGCCTGTTGTACACGGGTTACCACGATAATCCCTCCGACCCCGCCCACGACGGCGGGTACACGATCGGCTTTCAGACGGTCGACGAATTCCTAGATCGCGGTCCGCTCGACGAGCAGCTACCCGCGGCAGATGCCGAGGAGATCCGCGCATATCTCGTCGAACTCGCGCGACCGACGGCTGCGATCGAACTGGTGGCCGTCGCTGACGAGGGGCGATTTCTCGAGCGCGTGTCCGCTCACCTCGACGGCGTCTGTATCACCGCCGGGCGACAGCTCACACCCGGCGACGAGGGCGTCGTCTTCTTCGCTGGCGCCATCGGGCTGGGCGATCACGTGCTCGGCGCCGCGTTTAGGTTCGTCACCCACGGGGCCGCGCTTGACATCGCCCAGTCGAAAGACGAGACGTTCACCGTCGCGGCGGGTGAGCGCCTACGGATCGTATTCACGACCACAGAAAAAACCGCTACAGCAGTCATGACACGGTCGACGGCCATGTAGCAGGCGTGCACTGCCGGCAGCCCTTGAATCCTGGACCTCGGCCCTCCCACACGCCTCCCACACCGCATGACAGCATACGGTAGTCAACCGATTGCGCGGAATGGCTCGGTGATGGTGGCGCCCTCGGTGTTGCCGAACATCGTCATGCTGGCCGTGCCGCCCTCGCGCGGCTCGACCTCGTTGCGTCCCATGAACCAGGAGTCGATGCCCGGCCCGGTGGCGATGGCCGCCCAGACCTGCTCCGGGGTGGCCGGGACGGTGATGTCGTGGATCAGCTCGAACTCGTGCGCGGTCATCTCGGGGCTCCTCGGTCTGGTTTCGGTGCGGGAGGCACGTCGACACGCCACGAACCGAACACCCAGTCTATCAAGACAGGATTCGTTGTCGGTGCGCCACACCCGCGGTCACCGCTCAGTACGCCGGAAAAGTAGGGAATCCGCAGGTGGGGAGGATTCACCCGTACAGGCACGAACCGCCGAGACGCTCGGAATGCCTCCGCCGTGCCGCCATCGAGCACCGTCGCAATCCAGATGCTCTATGCTTTCCGGCTGGATCAGCAGACAGGGACTGCGCTCGACCGCCGGGTCCACCGGTTGGCCCAGCCGGTCAGACTGGAGCGACATGGGCTGCCCACACGCCGAACGATGCCCTCTGTTCCCGCTACTCCGAGCGTCTCTGCGCAGCTGGCGGGAGTACTACTGCGACACCGGGGACGGCTGGCGGGACTGTGCCCGGTACACGTTGTCGCTGACCGGCGCCGTCGTGCCGATCACGCTGCTGCCCAACGGCGCCCACGCGCAGCACCTGAAGGGCTCGACCGCCGAGGTCGATCCGGCCGGACCGGACCCGTCGACGCCGCCACGGTGGCCGGGGCCGGATCCCCGCCGGGCCGCACCCCCGCCGTCGGGCTACTTCGAGCAGGCCGCGCCGCCGACCGGACTGCCGAGACATCCACTGTTTCCGCAGGTCGCGCAAACCCCCGGGAGCACTCCGGCGGTACCGCCGCAACCGCGACGCCGCTGGTGGACCCGCCTCACCGATTGGATCTCAGGCCCCGCATGAGCAACTACTGGCCCTGGTGGGCAGGCGCACTCGGCCTGGCCTTCGTCACCATCAACTACACCGTCAGCACCGACCGGTCCTTCGGCGTCTCCTCCGCGTGGGAACGGGTGCTGCACTGGCGGGACGAGCGCCGTGCCGAACGGCTGGAGGCACAGTTCACCGACGATCGCGCCCTCACCGAGGCGCTCGCGGCGGCCACCGCCGAACACTTCGGAACCCGACCCGGTGCGCCGTCCCGGCCGTCGGTGGCGGACCCCGGTCCGCAGTCCGTCGGCCCGCACGCCGGGCCGCCGGCCGCCGTCCCGGCCGTCGAACCGGATTTGGGTACCCGGGCCGCGTCCGGCGCACCGCGTCCGGCGCACCTGGTCACCCAGGCCGCGCTGCTGCTCTCGATCTTCCTGGGCGGGCTGCTGGCGGCGGTCACGGCCGGCCGGTTCGACCTTCGGCTGGACATGGGGGACGGCTTCCGCGAGATCGTCACCGACAGTCCACCGCAGATGGTCGGCACGCTCTTCGTCGGCGGCATCCTGGTCGGTTTCGGCACCCGTCTGGCCGGTGGATGTTCCTCCGGTCACGGGCTCAACGGCTGTGGCCGGCTCCATCCGGACAGCCTCGTCGCGACGGCCGTCTTCTTCGGCGCCGCCGTCGCCGTGTCGTTCCTGCTCTGGAAGGTCGTGTGATGCGTACCCGGGGTGGACTCCTGCTCGCCAACGTCATCGCCGGGCTCGCCCTCGGCTTCACCGTCACCAACATCGGCTTCGGCGACTACGCCGAGCTGAACCGCATGTTCACCTTCCAGGACCTGCGGATGTTCTTCGCCTTCGCCGGCGGTGTCGGGCTGATCGTCGTGGTCTTCGCCCTGTTCCGGGTCCGTCGTTCGCCGGGCCGCATCCATCCGGGCGTGATACCCGGCGCGGTCCTGTTCGGCGGCGGCTGGGCGCTCTCCGGCGGCTGCCCGGCGATCCCGATCATCCAGGTGGCCAGCGGCTACCTTCCGGCGCTTGTCACGATCGTGGGCATCGTGGTCGGTACCCGACTCTGCCGCTGGGTGAACGCCAGGTACCTCCACCTCGACGTCGGGTCATGTGGCCGGTGAGACCCGCCCGCCAGCGCTGACCCACCACCCGCGTGGCCTCGGCCCGGCCCCACCGCCGGCTGGTTGCGGACCATCCGCGTCACCGGCCCCGGCCGGCCGGCGATCCGGACCGGGGCGACCGGTGGTCCCGGCGTGTCCCGGGCGGCGCCGGTGGCGCTACCCTGAACGGGCAGGTCAAGAGGAGGTCGCCGTATCCATGCCCGAGTCGGACGACCGCCCTCGTCACTCGAACCAGCCTGGATCAGGGCACCCTGGGGATCCGGACCGAGCCGAGCCGTCCAGGCGACCAGCACGGCAGCCACGAGCCGGCGGGTCCGGGGTCGGTCCTGGCGGAGGAAGTCGCTGCCGGTTCACCGCTCGTGGCGCCGCTGGGAGAGACCTCCTACAGCTTCATGTCGTCCGGCTCGACCGCCACGCCGAACCGGATCGTCCGGAGTATGCACGCCACCTCGGTGGACAGCCCGCGGATCGCCGACGCCGTCTACCAGGGACAGCACGGCGTGGTGCTGGCCGCCCCGTGCTTCCACCTGTACGGGTTCAGCCACCTCGTGGCCGCGTTGGGAAGAGGACTCCGGGTGTGGGCGGTCAGGCCCAGTGCCAGCCTGTCGGTACTCGCTGCCGCGGTCGATCGACCCGACGTCCAGGTGTTCACCGGCCTCCCCTTCCACCTGGACCTCATCCTCCGGTCGAGTAGCACAGGTGTCCTCTCCGGACTGTCCGCGTTCCTGTCGTCGGCAGGCAGGCTGAGCAGATCTGCGGTCGACCAGTCCCTGGCCGCCGCCCTGCCCCTGCACAACATCTACGGTTCCACCGAGACGGGGACCCTGGCCATCGGTGACGTACGAGCAGTGCCGGACCCCTTCGGCTACGTCGGCCAACCACTGCCCGGGGTCGAGATCCGGCTGGCCCGGAGCGCCGACCCCGACGAGGGTCTGCTACACGTCCGGACCGACGGACTGGCCGACGGGATCATCCGGAACGACGACTATTCCCGGACTGGCGGTGGACGGATGGTTCCCCAGCACAGACATCGGGCGGATGGGCCCGAAGGGTGTCTGGCTCGTCGGTCGGCAGGCCGAGTTCCTGAAGGTCGCGGGCACCCGGGTAAGTTGCGCACGCATCCGTGAGGTCCTGCTCCGGTGCCCGGGCGTGCACGATGCCGAGGTCTTCGGGGTGGAGGACAAGATCCGGGGCGAGGTGCCGGCGTGTCGTGTCGTGCTTGACCCGGGAGTGTCGGTCGGACGTCTGCACGAATGGTGCGCCGCCGAGCTGAGCCCGATCGAGGTTCCGCGAATCATCGAGCCGGTCGACCACATCCCGCGATCCGCGACTGGAAAGATCATGCGCTGGTTGTGAACGGGCAGCGCACCAGCGGGCGCCTCAAGCGGTCGCGGCGCGGCAACCAGTCGACCAGGCGCATCGACCAGCCGGTCGGCGCGTCGACCAGCCGGTCATCCGGCACCGGACGAGGTGGCGGCCAGGCCCGGTACCGCGTCGGCATGGATACCCGTCCAGCTCAGGCACCCGGCCCCGGCCAGCACGAAGATCGCCGGGAAGCTCTCGATCCCGAAAGCTTGCCGCATCGCGCTGTCCGGGTCGACGACGATCCGGGCCACCGGGTCGAGCCGGCGGAGGAACCGGGCCGACGCGGCCGGTCCCGTCACCACGGCGAGTACCCGCTCGGAACCGCCCGGCCAGCGCGCCGCCACCGCCCGGAAGCGGGCCCGCTCACGACGGCAGGATGGGCAGGTCGGGCTGAAGAAGCCGACAAGCGTGGCCGCCGGTACGACCGGCGTGACCGGCCGGCCGCGCGTGTCGTGGACGAGAAAGTCCCGCACGGTGTCACCGCGCGGCAGGGCACGCGCGGGAACCCCCTGCCGCTCCACCTCCGACAGCAGTTCGGACTGGTAGCGCAGCCGCCGCACGACCGCGACCAGCAGGGCCGTGTTGAACGCGCACCAGGCGCTGCTGAGCACGACGACGGCGACGAGCACGGACATCTGCGGCCTCACAGGCGAGCGGAGAACAGGGAGGTGATCTCGTCCAGCCGGGTGATCACCACGGCCAGCGCGACGGCGCCGACCGCACACACCAGGGCGGCGTCCCAGCCCAGCGGTGCGGCCCCGGTCCGGAGTCGGGTACTCGCGATGCCGCCGGCCACCACGGCCAGCAGCAGGACGTTGCGGGCAATCGCCGTACGCCGGGTGGCGGAGACCACCGAGCCGAAGCACCCGCACTCCAGCGCCCGCCCCGACTCCGGTGATCGCACCAGCGCCCAGGTGAAACCGACCAGCAGCACACCGGCCAGACCGACTCCGGCACTGCAGAACGGGCCGGCGGACGCGGTCAGCGCCACGGTGACCTCGCCGGCCACGACGAGCCGGGCCAGCGCCGCCGTCCGTTCCGCAGACAGTCCCGTCAACCGCCAGGTGGCGTCCCGGAACCCGGCGTAGGCCGCCCGGCTGCGCAGCTTGCCGACCACGGAGAGCGCGAACACCACGACGAGGGTGCCACGGCAGAGCAGCGAGACGTACCCGAGCACGGTGCTCATCCGGGTTCCGGTCGGTCGTCGACGGCGACGGTCAGCAGCGGGATATGGAAGTCCTCCGGATACGGCTCGTCCACCGGAATGCCGTCCACCGACACCCAGGCATGCGCGCCGAAGGGCGGATACCGGCGTACCCCGGCGTGCCAGACCGGCCAACTGCCCGCCAGCCGGCACAGCAGCACGGTGGCGATCGAGCGTGGCAGGCAACCCACCGGACCGCTACAGAAGGCGCTCGTCGTCACGGTGTCCCGGCGTGCGGCGGCGGCCTCCGCCCGACTCGCCGGCCGCGCGCCACGGCTGAGCCGACGCAGCACCAGACGGATGCGGTCGGGCTTCTGCACGGCCAGCAACCGGGCCACGACGACTGCCGCACGCACGGTCAGCCGCCGCCGCACGCCGAGGCGCCGGGGGTCGTGTCTGAGCACCTGTTCCGAGGTCACCCCGCGACCACCAGTCCGGCCGCCGCCAACTCGGCGATCAGCTCCGGCACCTCGGCGGCCATCACCGCCGGGTCGCCGTCGAACTCCGCCGCGAGCCGGGCCGCCGCCTGCTCGGGGTTCCCGCCGGCCAGCAGCGAGCCGAGCACCACCGCCCCGGTCGGATTGAGCGTCCAGTACTCGCCGGAGGCGGCGTCCAGCAGCACGCCGCCGTACTCCGTCGGTGTCCAGGACACCCGGTCGGGCAACTTCCAGGTCATCGTCGTTCCCTCAGCATCGGATGGCGGGGGCGGGTTCCACGGTCCGCAACCAGGTCTCGCAGGCCAGCGTCTGGTCGAGGTCGTACCAGGTGCGGTCGTCCGGAGCGCGAACGGCCGCGCGCAGCGCCGCGACGTCCACCAGGCCGTGCCCGGCGAGCCGCGAGTCGTCGGCGAGCGCGAGCAGGTCGTCGCGGTACCGGTGCGCGCCACGGGTCGCGGCGATCGAGGTGTCTGCCTTGGTGTCCCGGGCCAGCAGAGCCTCGGGCAGCACCGGCGCCATGGCGGCGCGGATCAGCGGCTTGTAGTGCCGGGGCGAGGTGACCTGGGCGGGATGTGCCGCCAGGCATGCCTCCAGGACCTGGTCGTCGAGGTACGGCAGGGCCGCGGTCACCCCGACCCGGCGTGTCGACTGGGCAAGGTGCCGGGCGTTCGCCGCACCCGCGTACACCCCGGCGAGCCGACCGTGCAGGCCACGGTCGGCGGAGAGCGGCAGCGCCGTACCCGCCCGCCCGCGCAGTGCCTCGACCAGCCGGGCCCGGGCATCGGCGGTCAGCCACGGGGCCGTCGCGACCGGCACCCCCCAGCCGAGCAGCGGACGCGCCCGGGTGCTTCCGGCCCCGTCGAGGTCACCGCCGAGCGACGCCATCCAGTCTCCGTACGAGCGCCGGTCCACGATCGCCCGCAGCGTTTCCCGGCGTCCCCACCGGTATGCCGAGCGGAGTAGCCGCAGTTGACGGACGGCCTGCCAGGGATGCGTCCGCAGCAGGGTCAGCTGCATCGCGGGGTCGGCGGTGAGCAGCTCGTCACCGCCGAACCCGGTGAGCCGGACACCGGCGCCGTGCTCGGCGGCCCGGCGGGACACCGCCAGGAAGCTCGCCCGGTACAGCACCGCGGCGGTCGGTTCGTCGAACCGGTCCTCCGGCCGGAGGATGCCCTCGTACGGCAGCGGGTTCGCCTCGCCGTCCACCACCTCGTGCCGCACGGAGCCGAGTTCGGCGGCGGCCCGGCGGGCCCACGGCAGGTCGTCGTCGAGTGGGTCCGGGCTCACACAGGTCAGTCCCACCACCCGGCTGCCGCCCCGGGCGGCCAGCGCGCACAGCGACGTCGAGTCCAGGCCGCTCAGGTCGCTCGCCACCACCTCGTCGGCTCCCGCCCGCACGGCCACGGCGTCGGAGAGCGCCCGGTGCAGTCGGTCGGCGGCGGTGGCCAGGTCGAGTACGGGTTCGGGGGCGCGCCACCTGGTCACGGTGCGCGGCGCGGCGGCCCGGTCCAGCAGCAGGCGCCGGTCCGGCGGTACGGCGTGCACCCCGCGCCAGACCGGCTGCCAGAAGATCGGCCAGGGGGCGTACGGGGCGAGCATCCGCAGCGCGAGCGCCTCGTCGTCGACCCGCCCGCCGGTGAACCCGGCCAGTACGTCGGCCCGGTCGGCGGCGAGGGTCTGCTCCCCCGCCGAGGCGAAGAAGACCCGGCGGTAGCCGGAGAGGCTGCCGTGCACCGCCGTACCCGCCGGGGTGGAGGCGAGCGCGTG is from Micromonospora sp. WMMD1102 and encodes:
- a CDS encoding YeeE/YedE thiosulfate transporter family protein; this encodes MSNYWPWWAGALGLAFVTINYTVSTDRSFGVSSAWERVLHWRDERRAERLEAQFTDDRALTEALAAATAEHFGTRPGAPSRPSVADPGPQSVGPHAGPPAAVPAVEPDLGTRAASGAPRPAHLVTQAALLLSIFLGGLLAAVTAGRFDLRLDMGDGFREIVTDSPPQMVGTLFVGGILVGFGTRLAGGCSSGHGLNGCGRLHPDSLVATAVFFGAAVAVSFLLWKVV
- a CDS encoding YeeE/YedE thiosulfate transporter family protein; this encodes MRTRGGLLLANVIAGLALGFTVTNIGFGDYAELNRMFTFQDLRMFFAFAGGVGLIVVVFALFRVRRSPGRIHPGVIPGAVLFGGGWALSGGCPAIPIIQVASGYLPALVTIVGIVVGTRLCRWVNARYLHLDVGSCGR
- a CDS encoding AMP-binding protein, whose amino-acid sequence is MAPLGETSYSFMSSGSTATPNRIVRSMHATSVDSPRIADAVYQGQHGVVLAAPCFHLYGFSHLVAALGRGLRVWAVRPSASLSVLAAAVDRPDVQVFTGLPFHLDLILRSSSTGVLSGLSAFLSSAGRLSRSAVDQSLAAALPLHNIYGSTETGTLAIGDVRAVPDPFGYVGQPLPGVEIRLARSADPDEGLLHVRTDGLADGIIRNDDYSRTGGGRMVPQHRHRADGPEGCLARRSAGRVPEGRGHPGKLRTHP
- a CDS encoding MauE/DoxX family redox-associated membrane protein, encoding MSTVLGYVSLLCRGTLVVVFALSVVGKLRSRAAYAGFRDATWRLTGLSAERTAALARLVVAGEVTVALTASAGPFCSAGVGLAGVLLVGFTWALVRSPESGRALECGCFGSVVSATRRTAIARNVLLLAVVAGGIASTRLRTGAAPLGWDAALVCAVGAVALAVVITRLDEITSLFSARL
- a CDS encoding lasso peptide biosynthesis B2 protein; the encoded protein is MLRHDPRRLGVRRRLTVRAAVVVARLLAVQKPDRIRLVLRRLSRGARPASRAEAAAARRDTVTTSAFCSGPVGCLPRSIATVLLCRLAGSWPVWHAGVRRYPPFGAHAWVSVDGIPVDEPYPEDFHIPLLTVAVDDRPEPG
- a CDS encoding lasso peptide biosynthesis PqqD family chaperone; translated protein: MTWKLPDRVSWTPTEYGGVLLDAASGEYWTLNPTGAVVLGSLLAGGNPEQAAARLAAEFDGDPAVMAAEVPELIAELAAAGLVVAG
- a CDS encoding asparagine synthase-related protein, whose amino-acid sequence is MVAVPDVASGLSWFLVVPDTDGGRALAEPLRQPGTGLRTLTHASGRPWLLGRWTDDEVAVAEFGDRRLVALGEHRLGAGDLERLGAGARDAGQLCAALHGLPGSFHALASTPAGTAVHGSLSGYRRVFFASAGEQTLAADRADVLAGFTGGRVDDEALALRMLAPYAPWPIFWQPVWRGVHAVPPDRRLLLDRAAAPRTVTRWRAPEPVLDLATAADRLHRALSDAVAVRAGADEVVASDLSGLDSTSLCALAARGGSRVVGLTCVSPDPLDDDLPWARRAAAELGSVRHEVVDGEANPLPYEGILRPEDRFDEPTAAVLYRASFLAVSRRAAEHGAGVRLTGFGGDELLTADPAMQLTLLRTHPWQAVRQLRLLRSAYRWGRRETLRAIVDRRSYGDWMASLGGDLDGAGSTRARPLLGWGVPVATAPWLTADARARLVEALRGRAGTALPLSADRGLHGRLAGVYAGAANARHLAQSTRRVGVTAALPYLDDQVLEACLAAHPAQVTSPRHYKPLIRAAMAPVLPEALLARDTKADTSIAATRGAHRYRDDLLALADDSRLAGHGLVDVAALRAAVRAPDDRTWYDLDQTLACETWLRTVEPAPAIRC